TTTCTGTTCCCACGGGGAAGTTCTCCCCAACTTTGTCAGAAGGGCCGATTGACACCTTGCTGAATTCTCGCAGGAAGGTTTTTGTTCTGCTTAGTTGTTAGCACTGCGGACAGCTGCCCAGAGGTGGAGGGACCACCCCTTAGTCCAGTTCTattgaggatgggggtgggggtgggggtgggggtggggacggggggagGAAATGGTGGGGACGATGGATGGCTGGGccgatttttgacaaagatgtttactcggctttgtttgttttttttttaaaccagtaaaataaaattttatttggcagTTATTTCCAAAGTTACAGAGAAATGGATCAGATGTCCCAATTAGTCGCGCTGATCGCAGAAAATGCTCATGACCACTTCACAGGAATTGTAGTTTCTCCTAAATTGACAGAATACTTGGAATGGACACATCACGTCTAAACAGTTTAATCCGTAGCTGTAAAGGATTAACAGCCAGAGGCAGACTGAAGTGTCTAGTATTCTCCTGAAACAGGACCCTGGCTGCACTGTCGCTCTCCGGTCCcggtcccctccttccccctcgtGCTGCTCCCAGGTGCTGGGAAAGGCCGAACAACACAGGGGAGTTCAGACCCCGTGGCGTCACAGGTGCAGGCCCCCACACCGAGTGGTTAGGGAAGCAAGAACCCAGAGGAACAGAATCTTTCACTGACAAAGATTTAAGCGATAGAGAGAgttttaagaaatgagaagaacGGACGACAAGTTCTGAACGGAAGCGCTGGCGGCCCCTCCTCCGGGGAGCCCCTCGTGCCTAATGGGCTTTGCCCACAGCCTCCAGGGGCTCCCGTGGCCAACAGCGGTCACGACCAAAGACGCCTGTGCAAACTGGCCGTAGTCCCCGCAGACGGCGGCAGCGAGGCCCCGTCCTGGCAGACGGGGCAGAGACCCCCAAGACAGAAATCAGGCTGATCTGCTCGCGACGATTCCCTTTTCCATCCTGGGTCGGAAGTACAGACCGAAACGCCCCATTTTAGACACTAAAGACGTGAGCGCTTTTTCCACCTTCCTCCCGGAGGAACAGCGTCACCGCAGCGCAGCCTGTGGAGGGAAGACGGGGAAGGAGCCGCGTCCGTGGCGGCACCCGGGCGAACCAGGCTGGGGCCCCAGGGAGCGggtcctccaggcagccctcaggAGCGGGAGATCTTGTCCGGAGGCATGAACCCCGTGTCCCCGAGGGCCCTGAGCGCCCCTCGGCCACCAGGCCGAACCACCAGGTGGCTGATGCTACTGtccttgagagagagatggagccagacttccgggggggggggggggggaaacggCAGCGCCCGGCACACCATGTAGCGGATGACGTTGGCGTGGCAGCTGCAGATCACGTAACTGTCCTCCTGCTGCTTGGCGTCTGCCCGGTGGATGTGGTTCCGGAAGGCGGCCTCGATCCGGGCCCCGGCTGCGTCATACTGCACAGCCTCGGGCTTCCAGTGGGACACGGGCGGGTCGGGCTCGATGGGGGCGCCTTCCCCCCCCCGCAGGTCTGCGCTGACCTTGGAGACGCCTGGCAGGTGTTCGCTGACGACAGCAGTGGTGTCGATGGCCCGGGTCATGGACGAACGGACAATTTTATTAAAGTTCAAGCCCAAGCTGGCAAGTCGGAGCCCCGTCCGTTCAGCCTGTTCACCACCCAGGGGCGTCAGCGTGCGGTCCTTTTCCTGGGAAGCATCCACGTGGTTCTGGGAGTGCCTGGTGAGGAAGATGTGTCGCGTGGCCTTGGCTTCGCCGTGGTCCAGCCTGGAGGCCAGTTCTTCTTCTCCACGTTCCGGGTTCCTCTTCCGCAGGTTCGCCAAGGACAGCGGTTCTCGCCTGTCCCCGTTGGAGTCCCAGACGCCCGGCCCGGGGCCCGCGGACCCCGCCCACGCCGGCACCTGGACCGCGCGCGGCTCCGCGTCCCTGCCCGCGCGGGGCTTTCCCACCGCCACGGCCGAGGAGAGCAGCGCGGCCGGGCCTCCGGCCAGGCCGCGGGCCGCCAGCTGCAGCACCTGTAGGAATGCCAGGCCCGCGCCTTTCCCACGCCGGCTCCGGGCAGGCGCTCCTATTCAGGTTTTCATTGAAACATCGCTTTCtggggcgccctgggtggctcagtcggttgagcgtccgacttcggctcaggccacgatctcgcggcgcggctcgtgagttcgagccccacgtcgggctctgtgatgacagctcagagcctggagcctgcctccgattctgtgtctccctctctctctgctcctcccccactcacactctgcctctctgtctcacaaataaataaataaaaacattaaaaaaataaacatcactcTCTTCAGAGAGGCCatccctgacccccccccccaagctaaATCAGCCCCACTCACTCTCTACCACGTGACCTTATCTTATCCTTGTCATCGCCCTTATCGATACCTGCCATTGACTTATTTATCTTCTCGTTCGGCCCAGCAGGATCCTCGTCTACCTCCATTGCCGAGACCAGTGCCAGGCCCCAGAAGGGGCTCATCTTTGACCCGCCGACGGCTCTGTGCTAGTGGATGGTTTTCAAAAGCCAGTCGTTACATGAATTTCATGTCCACATTCTGGTGGTGTTTAAGTACACGTCTCAGTGCCCTTATGATTTTCCGTTTTAAGGACACAAAAGCATgaatcacattctttttcttttttttttttaattttagagagagcgcatgcatgagcgaagcaggcagagagagaaagagacggaatcttaagcagattccacaggCAGCAtggggcccgatgtggggctcaatcccacaatcctgggatcgtgacccgagctgaaatcaggggttggatactcaaccgaccgaaccacccaggcgcccgaagaGTGAATCACTTTCCTTAGGCACCACCGTGACCTGGGGAGAATTCTGGATAGAAACGCATTTCACGAGTAAGACGTCAAAGGTCTTTAACTTTTAGGAAATTACCCCCGTCCGCACTGAAGCGTCGTGCCATTATCACCGGCTTCGGAAAAGGCATCTGCGAGGCAAACGTGACAAGGTAGAAGTCTAGGAACTGGAAGATCAAATCTAAGCTAAAATTGTACTGGAACAAGGCAAGGCCTTTTAGTTGTACCCTACCAGTACCTTCTCACAAGTTCCAAAGTTCGGAAGCAGAGACACGGCCTCAGAAAAGCTGGTGGACAAGCTCCGTCTCTCGGTACACTGCCTGGATCCTTGTGCTGGCTCTCAGAAAAAAAGTTAGGAGGTGCCACCTTTCATTTTTCAAGGTCAACATTTTGTCTTTAAGAAAGCACAGAGGCTTTTATGCAGCAAACACAGACCCCTAAGACTTTCTGGGCTGAGATGCTGTCCCCGGCCCCGCTttgtctgagtcacccagggcaGCACCCCAACGGCCGAGGACAAGTGGAGGGAGGAAGCTGCTCGTCCCACTCCAGCTGTGAACCACCAGGGAGAGCCACTCAGCAGGTCTTCGAGGACCTAGGACCCTACTAGGTGGGGACAGCAAAGGTTGGGGGGCCGGGGGCGTTGCGGATACGCTCTCAGAGACTCAAGCCCGTTGTGTTACCTGACgcgtattttttttcccccaagggctGGTGAAACCTAGAGGAAATACCCGTGGCCTCCCTAGTCCCGGCTGTTTATTTCCACACAGACATGTCACTGCTCTGCCTATGCCCTCCAGGGTTTCCCACCCGGAGGTCTGACACAACCAACCATCAGGGTGCAGTCTCCTTACCAATCTGCCCTGGCCACCGTCACTGCTCGCCATACCCGATGCCCAGACTGGCCTGGGTTTCCAGGTTCCCTGACTTTGTCTTGTTTGGGAATAGGACAGaagagcagaagaagagaaaggtgaCCCTGTGTTGGTGGCTTCCAGGCTTAGGATTAAGCTGAGACCAAGAGCAGGGAAGTCAAGGTGAGTCAGATCAGAAATGAACAAGCCAGGGGCACACGAGCcagctttctcaaaataaataactttaaaaaatataattaaaagaaactgTATCTCTGGAATCAGCATGTATCTCTGAAATCGGGATGTGTCTCACCATAAATGATGTGTCTGGCATTCCATCATTTAACGGGTCTTAGTTTTAGGTGATGCAATAAAGTCATGGTAAGTGAAGTGAGACTCAGCTTTCCCAGCACGCCGGAGGGTGGGCTTAGAAAAGGGTACAGAGGATGGGTTTGCAGAAAGTTCCTCCAGCTTCGCACCACAGCACCTTCTCCACAGTCAGTGAGCCACGGCTATGCTCTCCCTACCgagggggggtgtgtgtgtgtgtgtgtgtgtgtgtgtagcttccCAATCCTTTCAGGAGCTTTCCCCATGTGATCTGACACCAGCCCCCGCGGGCAGACGGCGGGGCGAGACTAAAGACAGAGGCAGGCCACTCCGTGGTGGCGAGAAGCACTTTTAATAAGAGCAAAGGGAACTTAGGAGGCTTGTCTTGAGCTCAGCAAGAGAAATGGATCCTTGCACCTGTcctccaaatcttaaaagtttccaAAGAGGCTCTGACTGGGCTCAGTCCCATGTACTGTGCAGGCGTTTTCAGCATCTCAAGGCTGTCCTCGGAGCAGCCTCTGGGAACAGAAAAGGCAAACGGAACCCACATTTCCAGAACAGGAGAGGGGGCTCCTGAGTACTGGGGTCCAGCTCAAGTCACATTCCCCAACTGGTGGGGACGCCTTCCTTGGGCGCCCTCTCTCAGCATTAGTGGCGGAGGCTGGACCCTATATCTGCTATTTCTATATTCTTCACAGTTCCCTTTCCTTCTTATTAGTCTCGGGTAAGGGGTGGGTTGGGAAGGCCaccttagttcttttttttttttaatttgttttaatgtttatttatttctgagagagagagacaaagcgtgagtgggagaggggcagagagagagggagacacagaatccaaagcaagctccgggctctgagctgtcagcaaagagcccaacgtggggctcaagcccacaaaccaggagatcgtgacctgagctgaagtgggagacttgaccaactgagccacccaggcaccctgggtgcgggggaggggggagctttATAATGAGAGAAGAGCGACACAGCCATGAGGCGGGAACAAGAAAGGGTATTGCTGTTGTAATAATTTGTGACATAGGGATCCGAAGACCACATCCAGAAAACTTGCTCCTGGGAATTAAAAGcaagccaagagtcagattcaACACAAGCACCTTTGCCTCGACCCGTAAAATCTGTGTATGTTCACAAGCATCCCTTATTCAACGCACAGACGGACAGAGGTGTGTTACACGTTTACTTGTATGAGTTGAGGGCACCGTAGGGGTGAGGACCACAGTGAGAATCAAACACTCCAGCGTCTAACTTTAGCATGGCTTCTAACCACTTCGAGGGCCTGTTAAACTCAGAGCAGGGGACTCTACCCACAGAGTTTCAGAGTTAGGAGGTCTGGGGTGTGGCCTCAAAACTGCAGCTCTAGAAAGCTCCTAGGTGACACTAACCTCCACTTTGAGAAACCCCGGCTTATCATCAGATGATGAGCTCACCAGCAGAAAGCAGGGACCAGTGTCGCGATGGCCTTTGGGGACTCAGGCCGGACAGTGTGAGCACAGATCCCAGTTCTGGTGCAATTACCTTAGGAAATGTGTTCGCTTTCCTTTATCttagtttcctcgtctgtaaaacggGGCTGATGGCACCCAAATGCTGGGATTCGTAGAAGAATTAAAGGAGTTAAAACGTGCAAGGTGTTTAGAGCacgcctggcacatagcaagcactTTGGAATGGGGTTTCACTGAAAAAGTACGGGTCCCGGCGTCAGACCAATGGCTTAGACTTAGTGCCTTGTGAAAGTCACTTCCCCGTTCGGAGCTTCAGGTTTTTTACCTGCAGAACGAGGACGAAAATAACACCCGTCTTACAGGGTTTTCGTGAAGATTCAAAAAGCTAATACGCTGGTTACGAAACCTTGGCAATTGAGCATATCGTCAACTCTCAGCTCCTCTAAATGGGGTCTCCTTCTGGTGAAGGGTGTTGACTCTGTGGGCTaatgctgccctctgctggataCGTGTGCCTTTCTAGAAATTCAGTCGACGTTCTCAATTCACCAAGCAAAAAATCTAACAATCTTCAACAAGTTTGTATCCTCTGAACACGTTTCTTTGGCTGCCACGATCAAACCTGGTTGAATTAAATCACCCTCAGTGAATGGTTTCCTCACTTGGCAAAATAACCCGCCGCTTGGCAACTTACTTTAGCTGCGGCCTcatttccaacttttatttttatgaagacacAATTGGCTGTGTTGTGAGATCCTAAGTTTTCTactcttcagggcgcctgggtggcttggtcagttagcatccgactcttgacttcgactcaggtcgcgatctccctgttcgggagttcaagccccgcatagcgCTCCAggggctgacagtgcggggcctgcttgggattctctctctcctctctctgccctgccccctctcaaaataaatacgttttaacaaataaaaaaaaaaatttttttttaactcactggtataatttaaaaaatgaaataacattccTGCCTTTCATGATTGTTGCTTTCCTGTGAATTGGGAATATTGGGACGACTGCCTAGTCCGGTAATGCACACGAACGCTGTATTCTTTCAGGGTCGCTGTGGTAGGCACTTGAAACAGGGTGGCGTTATCACCTGGTCGCTGGGATGCGTCATGTGCCAAAACAGCCAGACGATACACACGTGAGCAAGTGTCCCTCTGTGTCCGGATGAAGCTTTATTTATTAATGATGGAATAGGAATCTCTCTTAATTTTCGCACGTTATAAAATatcattctttgatttttctcagtCACTTGTAAGAGTAAACACCATATGCAAAAACGGGAGCTGGCCAGTTTGCGTCTGCAATCTGTACCCTGCGGACCCCCGGTCTAGAATCCTCCGCCAGCGTCCATCCACATGCTGAGGGGACCAGACTGGTGAATTAAGCAGACATCACGCCTGCCTTCTTCAGACCCCTTAGGATGCCACTAATCTCTGCCATTCTGCCAGATACAACATTTACTCTCTTGGCCAGGGGTATACTTTTGAGCTTCCACTTGACTTTCCTTTCTAGGGCGAATTTCACCATAGATCCAATATGtattgaggagttttgcatcaaGGTTTAAGGGATATCGCtctatactttcttttcttgtagtgtcttggTCCGGCTCTGGTATCGGGATGCTGGACTcttagaatgagttaggaagtgtttccTTGTCTTCCATTTTTTGGGACGAGTCGGAAAACCATTGGTGTCAGTTCCTGtctaaacatttggtagaattcacctgtgaagccatcagaTTCAGAGCTTTCCTTTGTCAGGAGGAAACACAAACATTCGGTCTATAACAAGATCTTCAAGTCCTAACAGTCTGATTTGAATGTATACAGCCTCACTTCAAGGACATATAAAAGCCCTTTTCTTATTcaagtctgtctccctcccctttcaGGTGTTAAGGTCACAAAATGACACCTTTATGTATTATGTGTCCCCAGGCAGACTAAGGATAGTTTCTTATGCATTCGTCTCTTAAATCTCATAGAAAAAGTGCAGAATTACCAAATCAAAGTAacaataatactagcttttataaGTGCCCACATATTTAACTTTGCTTCTCCAGATGGCTTCAAGCTACTACTGTCTAGTTACTAATTCCTAAagtctagtgtcctttcatttattttatgtatttatgtatgtatgtatgtatgtatttgtttatttattttgagaaagaaagagggttgGAGGGgcgcagagggacagagagagagggagagagagagagagagacagagacagagacagagagaatcttcagcaggctccacactcagtgtggagcctggcatggggctttatcccacaaccctgggatcatgacctgagttgacatCAAGAGtgggatactcaaccgactgagccacccaagtgttccTCCTTTCACTTCAATCTGGATgacttcctttagcatttctcaCAGGGCaggcttttatttctctgggaatgtcttcatttctccctcgtttttgaaggatagtttgcAGGATATAGGATTCTTGGTTGACATTCATTATTCCTCTAAGGTTTCTGAcgagaaatctgctgataatcCTATGGAGGGAAATATGattaacatttaacattaaataaaagctttaataaAGCTTTAATAATGCTCCCACTTAGCTTTATTAAGGTATTAATAACGTACCTTATTTTGTCTTATGCAACAGAACATTGCTTACAGTATCATGATGTCCGTTGAGTTATAGCATCATTTGGAGACCGATCAttcgtaattaaaaaaaaaaaaatgaatggaatattttaaggTTAGTCATTGGGGCTCTTTAAAAGCCTAACATTATTCTAGATTTTCAGACTGGAAGTGAAAACAAGCTACTGAAACATCATAcagattttaatttctaatgaggGAAATAACAATTGCCAATAACCCACGTAGACAAAAAGCTCTTTGGAGTCCTTATCTGTGAACCCAAAAAGTAAGAATAGCAATGGAAATAATCTCCAGCTGTGACTGGTCCATTTCTTGCTCATGACTTCATAAAGAGCCtgcaaaagtgaaacaaaacacaTTCTTGCGTGTCTCCTCTATTCTCAATACTCTACTCCAATGCTACTTCACTTCTGACATCAGACACGGGGAAGTCTGCACACATCAAGCAATTCTGTGACACTCTCTGGGTGTCCTATAATCTAAGTTCTGACCCTATCTACCTGATGTTATCGGATCCCACATATTAAGGACCTGGTCtcacgtggggcacctggatggctccgttggttgagtttccggcttcagctcaggtcgtgatctcgtgatttgtgagttcaagccctgcagtgggctctgtgctgacagctggagcctgcttctgattctctctctctttctctctctgccattcacccacgtgtgctctctctctctctctctctctctcgctctcgctctctctctttctgtcttagaaatactaaatgaataaacctaaagaaaaaaataaaggacttaGTTCTATAAATTGTGCCTGCCCCTTCAGATGCCCACAGCAAGTCCAAGGTTGGTGTTTCCATGGTGCTTCTGACTGGCTATAGATGGGAGGTTACCACAAACCCCCCGTCTTTTGGTTCAATTCATTTGCTAGAGCAGGTCACAGAATTCTGGAAATCacagtttacttactagattgCCAGTTGATTCTAAAAGGATATTGTTCCTGGTCGAACTGGGGAGAATCCAGGTTCTGGGGCCTCCACCCAACGGGACCTCAAGAACCTGAAGTTTCTTGGTCTTGTCACGAGAATGAATTCAAGGACAGACGAGCGGCACAGCACATAAGTGACACAAGTGGCACAGTTTATTACGACAAAAGGTACACTCTTGAGAGATGAGAGCGGAGAACGTAAGAGACAGAATCGTGTTCCGAGGTTTGGGTTTCTATGTTTGATCAGCAATTGTTAACTAGAGGCAGAATATGCATTACTGGGGGCCCGTAACAGGGTTTCGtgcttctttcttcccattttagtCAGAGGGCTCCTGTCACGGCATCTGCCATCTGGACCTGTCTTCTTGGGAAGTACTGCCAGCACAGGTCTCTGACCTTCCCTATAGCCAGCTGGGACCTCTTCATTGCTGACCTTCAGGTACTAGGGGTCAGTTGCCTACTCCAACAATATTGCTCAGGAATAGCCGGACGGAAAAGATGCAGCGGGCAAGGTACGGGGGGGAAAGACCCGGAGCGTCccgtgcccctctccccaaatctGCACGAGTTCACCAGCCCtaaagctctccaaaccccatccTGCTGAGGTTCCGTGAAGGCTCCATTCCATAGACGTGGCCGATTAAATCTTTGGCCATTGTGGGTTGAACTCAACTGCcagcccctctgccttccccacccctctaATCCTGATGCTGTTCCCATGGCGACCAGCCCCTATCCCTGGGGGCTTTTCCCCAAAGCCATCTTATCAATATATATTCTGGTGTCATCGAAAGGGACATCTTATGAATAATAAAAGACCACTTTACTGCTTTCCCCACTTAGGACATTTCAGGAGTTTTAGGAGCTCCATGAAGGGCGTTGGATACGAGAGGGAAAAGATAGGATacaataggcagagagggaaaggttaggacttGAGGTCCCCGGGTGGGAAAAAAACACGTATTTTGGAACGATGCTGGGAGTGTTTGACCATAGCAAACCCCCTCGGGCATAAGATCCCTCTCCAGGGTGGAACAGATAGCACCTACGCTCCCTCAGGAATTTAACACTCAAACGACCTAACTACAAAAAGGAAACCATAAGACTTGCGGTTCTAGGAAGGACACTATGATCAGCCTGACTCCTCACACGATGGAgtcgagccaatcaggaatgggcAACCTGGCACCTAGAGTTATCCAGCCGGTGAGgatagaacctgagaaggaacaggggggaagggaagggagggctgaGCAGAACCTTagaaaacaaggacccttgcctccAGTGGCTGGTATTCACTTTccaatgccccctctctgtaaagacagCTTTCATACTGCTCTAATagacttttgcctgctgctcattttgtgcccatctcttccttcttccacacagcaagaaaacaaatccCGGGTACTGAGGCGAAAACCCTGCAACAAGGACAGAGGAAGACCAAATTGCACATTGCTTATTATCACTCACAGTATCACACAGCCATTGTTAGGGGATGCCAAGCACCCTTGTAAGACCACGGCCGGACCTGAGGTTTTGGTCATTTTAGCTCAGAAAGCTGCTTGTTGTAACCTGAGGGAATGTGACCACAATTCGTTTTatcctttttgggttttttatctattttttttcctctactctttcccccaccccctcactttccttttttctttattctgtccctttacctttttctcatttttctttcttttttcaattttctttttttattcagttttaatgtttattcattttgagagagagacagaccgacagagcaggagccggggaggggcagagagagagggagccaaggctcccaagcaggctccagacgctgagctgtcagagcctgacgcggggctcgaacccatgaactgtgaatcatgacccgagctgaagtcggacactcaaccgactgagccacccaggcgcccctctttctttctttctttctctttttttttaaactttatttatttatgttgagagagacacagagagtgagtggggtaggggcagagacagagagagacagaatcccaagcaggaactggaactcacaaaccatgagatcatgacctgagccaaaactaagagttggatgcttaaggcactgagccacccaggtgcccctctcatgtttctttctaaataaatatggaGCTAATATCTTTCAGGGACATTTTGTGTTTTCCCCTACACTTGTTcactaccctccccccaccacacacacacacacacacacacacacacacacacgctctctcccAAAGATAAAGCTTGTTTGAAATATGCTAAACTGATTCTCTCCCTGATAATATCTGCAGATTTGAGTTAAATAACCTAGAAAAGAGGCCATCTCGTTGAATGTGATGTAACTTgggtaaaaattaattttaaaaaacctcatatagagacacccaggtggctcagtgggctaagcgtctgacttcagcttaggtcatgatcaaacagcttgtgggttttagccccgcattggactctgcactgacagtgtggagcctgcttgggattctctctctctctctctctctctctctctctctgttcctaccccacttgcactcactctctctctctctctctctctctctctcaaaaataaataaataaaaactttaagggggaaaaaaaaccctcatacaATGAGGAGGAAAGCtgataaatgcaaacaaaaaaggGCAGCCCGATGTCTGAGGCCAGGTACTCCCCTGCATGGTTTTAGTTTCTGCAATCTTGCTTGCCTCTTGCATCGGCCAGCAGCCAGGAACCAGAAACTTCGCTAAACTAGTCCTGCCCAACCCTCAGTAAAAC
This genomic stretch from Prionailurus bengalensis isolate Pbe53 chromosome D2, Fcat_Pben_1.1_paternal_pri, whole genome shotgun sequence harbors:
- the LOC122492606 gene encoding serine/threonine-protein phosphatase PGAM5, mitochondrial-like, giving the protein MSPFWGLALVSAMEVDEDPAGPNEKINKSMAGAPARSRRGKGAGLAFLQVLQLAARGLAGGPAALLSSAVAVGKPRAGRDAEPRAVQVPAWAGSAGPGPGVWDSNGDRREPLSLANLRKRNPERGEEELASRLDHGEAKATRHIFLTRHSQNHVDASQEKDRTLTPLGGEQAERTGLRLASLGLNFNKIVRSSMTRAIDTTAVVSEHLPGVSKVSADLRGGEGAPIEPDPPVSHWKPEAVQYDAAGARIEAAFRNHIHRADAKQQEDSYVICSCHANVIRYMVCRALPFPPPPPPEVWLHLSLKDSSISHLVVRPGGRGALRALGDTGFMPPDKISRS